Proteins encoded within one genomic window of Trichoderma asperellum chromosome 2, complete sequence:
- a CDS encoding uncharacterized protein (EggNog:ENOG41~SECRETED:SignalP(1-16)) has protein sequence MKSLLVFILAAGTSYAAENVQNIPAKGRFRCITGNTTDFSITAIKDGSAIAEGYMLNGTYAKAPNGKLYPTRFANREGFSFSAPCKNRTLLEHPVHARVPYGYTGGTPGAYRLILAYNDPQTEAIFCGMVAHSHKNENDFVQCAYQQT, from the exons ATGAAATCCCTATTGGTATTTATCTTAGCGGCTGGAACAAGCTATGCTGCTGAAAATGTTCAAAATATCCCAGCTAAAGGACGTTTCAGATGCATTA CTGGTAACACTACTGACTTTTCCATTACTGCAATTAAGGATGGCTCAGCTATAGCAGAAGGCTATATGCTTAATGGCACTTATGCGA AGGCCCCAAACGGGAAACTCTATCCCACACGCTTCGCAAATCGTGAGGGCTTCTCATTCTCAGCACCTTGCAAAAATCGTACCCTTTTGGAGCATCCAGTGCATGCCAGAGTACCGTATGGCTATACAGGGGGCACTCCAGGGGCATACAGACTCATTCTTGCATACAACGACCCACAAACTGAGGCCAT ATTCTGCGGAATGGTTGCGCATTCCCATAAAAATGAGAATGATTTTGTCCAGTGTGCGTATCAGCAGACATAG
- a CDS encoding uncharacterized protein (EggNog:ENOG41), giving the protein MDCFVGGFREVMIIHHTDCGATYLTAEKIQSHILKEEGVSIKDTNGLVLPVIVDLEQRVHDDVKLLRESKVIRRDLKECIKGYLYDVKTGLVARV; this is encoded by the exons ATGGACTGCTTTGTTGGTGGTTTTAGAGAAGTCATGATCATTCATCATACCG ACTGCGGAGCTACTTATTTGACAGCAGAAAAGATCCAGAGCCACATTTTGAAGGAAGAGGGAGTTTCCATCAAAGATACAAACGGTTTGGTGCTTCCAGTTATTGTAGA TCTGGAACAAAGAGTTCATGATGATGTCAAGTTATTGAGGGAATCCAAAGTCATTCGCCGCGACTTGAAGGAGTGCATAAAAGGTTACCTGTATGATGTCAAGACTGGACTCGTTGCGCGCGTTTGA